The DNA region CCGTCCACCCTATTTAATTCAAGAATACTTTGATCAAATTGAAGACGATTATGAGGACATAACCTAATGAAGCAATTCAAAGAATTTGTCTTAAGTTTTTCATTCATGAACGAATCTCGCTATTCTATCTTAATCTATTTAATTACTGGTGGTATCACTACCCTGATCAACATCGTGACATTTTGGGTATTTGAATCTGTGATTGGTTGGAACTATACTATTGCGAACATCATAGCATGGGTAGCAGCGGTATTATTTGCTTATGTTTCAAATAAACTATACGTCTTTGAAAGTCGCGGTTTAACGACTTCTGAATTATTTAAAGAAATCACTTCTTTCTTTAGTTTAAGACTTCTATCATTAGTATTCGATTTAATCGTTATGTGGATTTGTATTAGTTTACTTAAAATGAATCCTTTAATTGCTAAAGTTTTAGCAAATGTAGTCGTTTTAATCCTAAACTATATTTTTAGTAAATTATTTATCTTTAAAAAATAAAAAGCTAAGTGCCTAAGCACTTAGCTTTTTTATTAGACTTTCTTTGGTAAAACAATTCGTTTGTATAATATGACTGTCACTAAATAATATGCAAAGTAGATGACACCGAATAAGATAAACGGCATAGCAATATGTTTGTACGGATCCCCTAAGAAGATACTGAACATCTTCAATCCAAATAAAACGTGCACAACACCGACAATTGCTGGAACACCAAAGACAATCAAAATTTCTTTGTTAACCGAACGGCTTAATAAACTTCTTCGAACACCCATTTTATCTAACATTTTGTAACGTGAGACATCTTGGTACGCACCTGATAAAATTTTGAACATTAAGCAACTTGCTAACATAGCTAGGAAAGCAATCCCTAAGAAGAAGCCCATAAACATAAAACCACTAGACATCGAATTTATTTCTTGATACATCTGGTACTTCGAGATTGAATAATCAGAGGTATCTGTACGACCTTTTTCAAGCTTTTCAATAGCTTTCAAATGACTTAATTCTCCTTTGAAATCTGCGGCACGAACGATATTAACAACAATTGTTTCACCTTCAAGTCTATCAAAATCTGACTCAGAAACGACTAAATATTGTGTCGGCTGACCTTGTTCATAAGGATTATTCAATTGGCTAAACGCTTGCATCACTTCAAAAGAATCGTTTCCGTAAGTATAAGGTTGATTCAATTTGAAATCAGAAAACTCTAATAACTCTTTATTGAAATCAATTGTTGTTGTCACATCTTGAGCAGGTGTCAATAAAGGATGAGCTTTCACTTCATCTTCTCGATATGTTATACCGTCATCTGTCGCTTTAACGTGATAAACAAATGATTCTTTGGCATCAATTTTAGCCATCTCTGCCTTAATTTCCGCTGTTGGATTATACGATACCGCATCATTTGGATTTAACTTCATGGCACTATTTAAAAAGTTTCCAAAGGATTGCCCTACCGTTACCGCA from Vagococcus coleopterorum includes:
- a CDS encoding FtsX-like permease family protein; the encoded protein is MMLKLSLTNVKKRWQDYLVLMMGLIISVAIFYMFQTVSLNTEFLKDNIPSVQMVSFVFQFGAILLGIITVVYIMYANSFLLSMRKKEYGMYMLLGAKKRKISQMIAIETIFIGLVSMFVGVILGTLLAIGVGGYLTKAIDLPSQTYVPFVPMAIIVTVIFFGILFVITTIMNVLKFKRSKTLELLYSEATSERKKKQPVKTLVKFILSLVLLAIGYYAMAKITTLQLVAVPLAIFTITPGTFLFFSAVFPTVVEAMKNWKWFSQRKLKMFTLSQLSFKASSLTKVLGLVTMLLALSLGAVTVGQSFGNFLNSAMKLNPNDAVSYNPTAEIKAEMAKIDAKESFVYHVKATDDGITYREDEVKAHPLLTPAQDVTTTIDFNKELLEFSDFKLNQPYTYGNDSFEVMQAFSQLNNPYEQGQPTQYLVVSESDFDRLEGETIVVNIVRAADFKGELSHLKAIEKLEKGRTDTSDYSISKYQMYQEINSMSSGFMFMGFFLGIAFLAMLASCLMFKILSGAYQDVSRYKMLDKMGVRRSLLSRSVNKEILIVFGVPAIVGVVHVLFGLKMFSIFLGDPYKHIAMPFILFGVIYFAYYLVTVILYKRIVLPKKV
- a CDS encoding GtrA family protein, producing the protein MKQFKEFVLSFSFMNESRYSILIYLITGGITTLINIVTFWVFESVIGWNYTIANIIAWVAAVLFAYVSNKLYVFESRGLTTSELFKEITSFFSLRLLSLVFDLIVMWICISLLKMNPLIAKVLANVVVLILNYIFSKLFIFKK